One stretch of Numenius arquata chromosome 8, bNumArq3.hap1.1, whole genome shotgun sequence DNA includes these proteins:
- the KIFC3 gene encoding kinesin-like protein KIFC3: MHALCALAGLSVQGWSKGSSRRSQMQAAESIPARGEEGERHSLGGDRCLPVSTVWRQTHGGGCFQKLCPGPGLAWLGPQRCCCARDPRAMITSRKTWDLGSVPFARATWKPKGPPLDGRGQDTLVTGSGAAASPQVPLLPVLVHRKILGVSWSDTTDTSGLCWALQVLRETAGERWEGSEHQALASATEEPPASPHEPAAAAQVQAASTMNLEKAGGRLCTGKRTSLPAAQPFPVIQKVMASMAHLQEEKLRLQEELLGLQVWENDELSHSLQLQGQVETLKAKLLEQAQEISRLRSELGGTDVEKHRDLLAAENERLQQEMKACERELRELRQQQQAPCQDCAHLQENAELQERLSQLQQEAEETRAKLAELDLEVQQKTNRLAEVELRLKDSLAERAEEEERLSRRLRDSQETIASLKSQPQQIKYIIKTVEVESAKAKQALCESQSRNQYLQEQVGMQRQVLKEMEQQLQSSQKTAAQLRAQIMMYEAELERAHGQMLEEMQVMEEEKNRAIEEAFSRAQVEMKAVHENLAGVRTNLLTLQPALRTLTHDYNSLKRQVRDFPLLLQETLRSARTEIGQAIEEVNNTNRELLRKYRRELQLRKKCHNELVRLKGNIRVFGRVRPITKEDGEGPEAANAVTFDDDDDAILYLLHKGKQVSFELDKVFPPQASQEEVFQEVQALVTSCIDGYNVCIFAYGQTGAGKTYTMEGTPANPGINQRALQLLFSEVRGKAADWDYAISVSAAEIYNEALRDLLVKEPQEKLEIKLCPDGSGQLYVPGLTEFRVQSVEDINKVFEFGHVNRATECTNLNEHSSRSHALLIVTIRGLDRSTGLRTTGKLNLVDLAGSERVGRSGAEGSRLREAQHINKSLSALGDVIYALRSRQGHVPFRNSKLTYLLQDSLSGDSKTLMMVQVSPAEKNTSETLCSLKFAERVRSVELGPVSRKAELASWPSQEQLEGDSPGTAAPPGRGHVSTGPGQLSSRAASIRRKLQASGKLRPVPV; the protein is encoded by the exons AGGTGTTGCTGCGCTCGGGACCCCCGTGCCATGATCACATCCCGCAAAACCTGGGATCTGGGATCCGTGCCCTTTGCCAGAGCCACCTGGAAGCCGAAGGGCCCTCCCCTGGACG gCCGTGGGCAGGACACGCTGGTCACTGGGAGTGGAgcggctgcctctccccaggTTCCTCTGCTGCCAGTGTTGGTTCACCGTAAAATCCTTGGCGTGAGCTGGTCAGACACCACAGACACCAGCGGGCTCTGCTGGGCTCTCCAG GTCCTCCGGGAGACAGCAGGTGAGCGGTGGGAGGGGAGTGAGCACCAGGCTCTGGCATCAGCCACAGAGGAGCCGCCGGCGTCCCCCCACGAGCCGGCAGCCGCCGCGCAGGTGCAGGCGGCATCCACCATGAACCTGGAGAAAGCAG GAGGGAGACTCTGCACTGGGAAACGCACCAGCCTGCCAGCGGCCCAGCCCTTCCCAGTGATCCAGAAGGTGATGGCCTCCATGGCGCAtctgcaggaggagaagctgcggctgcaggaggagctgctggggctgcaggtctGGGAGAACGATGAGCTCTCCCACTCTCTCCAGCTGCAAGGCCAG GTTGAAACTCTGAAGGCGAAGCTCCTGGAGCAAGCGCAAGAGATCAGCCGGCTGCGCTCAGAGCTG GGTGGCACGGATGTGGAgaagcaccgggacctgctggcGGCCGAGAATGAGCGGTTGCAGCAGGAGATGAAGGCGTGTGAGAGGGAGCTGCGGGAgctgcggcagcagcagcaggcaccgTGCCAGGACTGTGCCCACCTCCAG GAGAACGCCGAGCTGCAGGAGCGGCTGTCCcagctgcagcaagaggcagaggaGACACGGGCCAAGCTGGCGGAGCTGGACCTGGAGgtgcagcagaaaacaaaccGCTTGGCTGAGGTGGAGCTGCGGCTCAAGGACTCCCTGGCCGAGAGagccgaggaggaggagcggcTTAGCCGACGGCTGCGAGACAGCCAGGAGACCATCGCCAGCCTCaagtcccagccccagcagataAAG TACATCATCAAGACAGTGGAGGTGGAGTCGGCCAAAGCGAAGCAAGCCCTATGCGAGAGCCAGTCCCGAAACCAGTACCTGCAGGAGCAGGTGGGGATGCAGAGGCAGGTGCTGAAGGAgatggagcagcagctgcagagctcccAGAAGACAGCAGCTCAGCTCCGAGCTCAG ATCATGATGTATGAGGCAGAGCTGGAGCGAGCCCATGGGCAGATGCTGGAGGAGATGCAggtgatggaggaggagaagaaccgCGCCATTGAAGAGGCGTTTTCCCGTGCCCAAGTGGAGATGAAGGCGGTGCATGAAAACCTGGCGG GCGTCCGGACCAACCTGCTGACTCTGCAGCCAGCGCTGCGCACACTCACCCACGACTACAACAGCTTGAAGCGTCAGGTCCGCGActtccccctgctcctccagGAGACCCTACGGAGTGCCAGGACCGAG ATCGGCCAAGCCATCGAGGAGGTGAACAACACCAATCGGGAGCTGCTGCGCAAGTACCGGCGGGAGCTGCAGCTCCGCAAGAAGTGTCACAACGAGCTGGTGCGGCTGAAAG GAAACATCCGTGTTTTCGGGCGAGTCCGCCCCATCACAAAGGAGGATGGTGAGGGCCCTGAGGCAGCCAACGCGGTGACCTTTGATGATGACGATGATGCCATCCTGTACCTCCTGCACAAGGGGAAGCAGGTGTCCTTTGAGCTGGATAAGGTCTTCCCCCCACAAGCATCCcaggaggag GTATTTCAGGAGGTTCAAGCCCTGGTCACCTCCTGCATCGACGGCTACAACGTCTGCATCTTTGCCTACGGGCAGACAGGGGCAGGAAAAACCTACACAATGGAG GGAACACCAGCAAACCCAGGGATCAACCAGCGGGCCCTGCAGCTCCTATTCTCCGAGGTGCGGGGCAAGGCGGCCGACTGGGACTATGCCATCAGTGTCAGCGCTGCTGAGATTTACAATGAGGCACTCAG GGACTTGCTGGTGAAGGAGCCGCAGGAGAAGCTGGAGATCAAGCTGTGCCCCGACGGCAGTGGGCAGCTCTACGTGCCTGGCCTGACCGAGTTCAGGGTGCAAAGTGTGGAGGACATCAACAAG GTCTTTGAGTTTGGCCATGTCAACCGGGCGACGGAGTGCACCAACCTGAACGAGCACAGCTCCCGCTCCCACGCCCTCCTCATCGTCACCATCCGTGGCCTCGACCGCAGCACAGGGCTCCGCACCACAG GGAAGCTGAACCTAGTGGACCTGGCGGGATCGGAGCGTGTGGGGCGGTCGGGTGCAGAGGGCAGCCGGCTCCGCGAGGCGCAGCACATCAACAAGTCCCTCTCGGCCTTGGGTGACGTCATTTATGCCCTGCGCTCCCGGCAGGGCCACGTGCCCTTCCGCAACTCCAAGCTGACCTACCTGCTGCAGGACTCGCTCAGTGGCGACAGCAAGACCCTCATGATGGTGCAG GTCTCCCCCGCTGAGAAAAACACCAGCGAGACACTGTGCTCCCTGAAGTTCGCCGAGAGGGTTCGCTCCGTGGAGCTGGGGCCCGTCTCCCGCAAGGCTGAGCTGGCCTCCTGGCCCAGTCAGGAGCAGTTAGAG GGTGACTCTCCAGGGACTGCAGCACCCCCTGGTCGGGGCCATGTGTCCACCGGCCcggggcagctctccagccgcgCCGCCTCCATTCGCAGGAAGCTCCAGGCCTCAG GGAAGCTGAGGCCAGTCCCCGTGTGA